The following are encoded together in the Candidatus Methylomirabilis tolerans genome:
- a CDS encoding pilus assembly protein PilP, with protein MPKPVTPAASLPQAEQGSPFDGTQGGFAVYQSRGRRDPFRSPQAQTSLMALKLTGIMRGAHTYYALIESESSPGMGQILYENDVIDAAKVVKITKDSVVFEVHMKNAEGKLLTHIVKKNICCPEKSN; from the coding sequence ATGCCCAAACCTGTGACTCCTGCCGCCTCCTTACCTCAAGCAGAGCAGGGAAGCCCCTTCGATGGAACTCAGGGCGGGTTCGCTGTGTACCAATCCAGGGGGCGCCGCGACCCCTTTCGGTCGCCTCAGGCGCAAACGTCCCTGATGGCTCTCAAGCTGACGGGTATTATGCGGGGAGCGCACACCTACTATGCGCTGATAGAGTCGGAATCATCACCAGGCATGGGGCAAATTCTTTATGAAAACGACGTAATTGATGCGGCCAAGGTCGTGAAGATTACCAAGGATAGTGTCGTATTTGAGGTGCACATGAAGAATGCGGAAGGCAAGTTGCTGACTCACATCGTGAAAAAAAATATATGCTGCCCGGAAAAGTCGAACTGA
- the trpA gene encoding tryptophan synthase subunit alpha translates to MNRIDERFRRLRQAGERALMPYLTAGDPDLDTTRSLILEFERRGADLLELGVPFSDPLADGVTIQRASQRSLAGGTTLSRILDMVGELRSDCRLPLLLMSYVNPIFHFGYARFAKEAAAAGIDGLIVPDLPPEEAAELIEATAAHNLHTVFLIAPTSSQQRIRTIAAASKGFIYYVSLRGVTGARSSLSEDLETNIRMIRAETNLPIAVGFGVSTPEQARIASRMADGVIVGSAIVSLLEQTTGQPDQLKHAGDFVASLKAATIE, encoded by the coding sequence ATGAATCGTATCGATGAGCGCTTCCGTCGTCTCAGGCAGGCCGGAGAGCGGGCCCTGATGCCATACCTGACTGCCGGCGATCCTGATCTTGACACTACCCGTTCGCTGATTCTGGAGTTCGAGAGGCGAGGGGCAGATCTTCTGGAACTCGGCGTCCCTTTCTCCGATCCCTTGGCCGATGGGGTTACCATCCAGCGGGCGTCGCAACGCTCACTGGCGGGAGGCACAACGCTTTCGCGGATCCTCGATATGGTAGGGGAGCTTCGCTCCGACTGCCGACTGCCGCTGCTCCTGATGAGTTACGTGAACCCGATCTTTCACTTTGGCTATGCGCGATTCGCCAAAGAGGCTGCAGCAGCCGGTATCGATGGATTGATCGTACCGGATCTGCCGCCGGAAGAGGCGGCCGAGTTGATTGAGGCGACAGCCGCTCATAACCTCCACACGGTATTTTTGATCGCCCCGACCAGCTCGCAGCAGCGCATCCGGACGATTGCCGCCGCCTCGAAAGGTTTTATCTACTATGTCTCCCTACGTGGCGTGACAGGGGCCCGTTCCAGCCTCAGCGAGGATCTTGAGACCAACATCCGAATGATTAGAGCCGAGACCAACCTGCCGATTGCGGTAGGGTTTGGAGTCTCAACGCCGGAGCAGGCACGAATAGCGTCGAGGATGGCGGACGGGGTGATCGTAGGGAGCGCCATCGTCTCGCTGTTGGAACAGACAACCGGGCAGCCGGATCAGTTGAAGCATGCCGGCGATTTCGTTGCGTCACTGAAGGCGGCGACAATCGAGTAG
- a CDS encoding aminodeoxychorismate/anthranilate synthase component II gives MLVVIDNYDSFTYNLVQYLGELGERPRVFRNDQITVDEIAALHPDRIVISPGPKTPKEAGISCDIILRFTGQIPILGVCLGHQCIGAAFGGRIVRATRLMHGKTSPIHHDGRTIFSGLPNPFDATRYHSLLVDREGFPDCLEISAETAEGEIMGVRHKEHRIEGIQFHPESILTKEGKGLLRNFLSLPCSDSTGTR, from the coding sequence ATGCTGGTCGTCATCGATAACTACGACTCCTTCACATATAACCTCGTCCAGTACTTGGGTGAACTCGGCGAGCGTCCTCGTGTTTTCCGGAACGACCAGATCACCGTAGACGAGATTGCAGCGCTTCATCCGGATCGGATCGTGATCTCTCCGGGACCGAAGACCCCGAAGGAAGCCGGCATCAGTTGCGACATCATCTTGCGGTTCACCGGACAGATCCCGATCCTTGGCGTCTGCCTCGGCCATCAGTGTATCGGTGCTGCGTTTGGCGGCCGGATCGTGAGGGCGACTCGTTTAATGCACGGCAAGACCTCTCCGATCCACCACGATGGTCGGACCATCTTCTCAGGCCTCCCCAACCCTTTTGATGCAACACGCTATCATTCGCTCCTTGTGGATCGGGAGGGATTTCCGGATTGTCTGGAGATTTCCGCCGAGACCGCCGAAGGAGAGATCATGGGAGTTCGCCACAAGGAGCATCGAATCGAAGGGATTCAGTTCCACCCCGAATCGATCCTCACGAAAGAAGGCAAGGGGTTACTCAGAAACTTTCTCTCTCTCCCATGCAGTGATAGTACAGGGACACGATGA
- the trpD gene encoding anthranilate phosphoribosyltransferase yields the protein MILEALQKVVERRDLSPDEAFTTMEEMMSGKASDPQIAAFLAALRCKGETVVEITSFARAMRAHVSPVVVGARCNVPLLVDTCGTGGDVSHTFNISTAAAFVAAGTGVQVAKHGNRSVSSLCGSADVMEALGVDLALTPEQIGNCIDEVGIGFLYAPLLHTAMRYVMTARRDIRIRTVFNILGPLTNPAGASAQVVGVYEERLTALLAKALNDLGSKRAFVVFGLDGLDELSLTRESRVSEVKDGHIHTYMLLPEDFGLQRATLRDLQGGSAAENAEIIRQILGGAKGPKRDVVVMNAALAIVAGGKADDFKEGVGLAARSIDSGAAMEKLCRLVEFSRRHGRQ from the coding sequence ATGATTCTGGAGGCGCTACAGAAGGTAGTCGAGCGACGAGACCTCAGCCCTGACGAGGCCTTCACGACTATGGAGGAGATGATGTCAGGGAAGGCGTCTGACCCGCAGATCGCAGCCTTTCTCGCGGCGCTTCGATGTAAGGGCGAGACGGTGGTTGAGATTACCAGCTTTGCCAGGGCGATGCGAGCGCACGTGTCGCCGGTGGTGGTAGGGGCACGTTGCAACGTACCCCTACTGGTCGATACCTGTGGCACCGGGGGCGATGTGAGCCACACCTTTAACATCTCAACGGCGGCTGCTTTTGTGGCGGCAGGAACAGGTGTCCAGGTAGCCAAGCATGGCAACCGCTCGGTGTCGAGTCTGTGCGGAAGCGCTGACGTGATGGAGGCGCTGGGCGTAGACCTCGCGCTCACGCCGGAACAGATAGGGAACTGCATCGACGAGGTCGGGATCGGGTTCCTGTACGCGCCGCTCTTGCACACGGCCATGCGGTACGTGATGACGGCTCGCCGGGACATACGGATCCGGACGGTGTTTAACATCCTTGGCCCCCTGACCAACCCTGCCGGTGCATCGGCTCAGGTGGTCGGCGTGTATGAGGAGCGCCTCACCGCACTCTTAGCGAAAGCGCTGAATGATCTAGGGTCGAAGCGGGCGTTCGTCGTGTTTGGCCTGGACGGGCTTGATGAGCTCTCACTCACGAGAGAGAGCAGGGTGTCCGAGGTCAAAGACGGGCACATTCACACGTACATGCTCTTGCCGGAGGATTTCGGTCTCCAGCGGGCAACGCTTCGCGACCTGCAGGGCGGTAGTGCCGCGGAGAACGCAGAGATCATCAGGCAGATCTTAGGAGGAGCGAAGGGGCCGAAACGCGACGTAGTGGTGATGAACGCCGCCCTGGCCATCGTCGCTGGCGGCAAGGCCGATGACTTCAAGGAGGGAGTCGGACTGGCTGCTCGTTCGATCGATAGCGGCGCCGCCATGGAGAAGCTCTGCCGCCTGGTGGAGTTCAGCCGGCGACACGGCCGGCAGTAA
- a CDS encoding type 4a pilus biogenesis protein PilO, with protein sequence MPFSVDLSAYTANLPPKQKVALGVIFSILVAVAYWQFLLSSQWTARSEVQAELLRVKTEAERSRQIANQRPRLEQEIKLLEARLQRVVQQLPTEKEIPSLLKRVAGLGQETDLDVALFKPGTLVAKEFYAEIPIQLKVMGTYHNLGLLFERFGRLERIVNVADLTIRPAVKGQRSGDSIQAEFGVVTYTYSSTALGTDSSASGAKSSEAASAAK encoded by the coding sequence ATGCCGTTTTCTGTTGATCTGTCGGCCTACACTGCCAATCTTCCGCCGAAGCAAAAGGTTGCGCTCGGCGTCATCTTCAGCATCCTTGTCGCCGTGGCCTACTGGCAATTCTTGCTCAGCTCACAGTGGACTGCGCGGAGCGAGGTCCAAGCTGAACTGCTCCGAGTGAAAACAGAGGCGGAGCGGAGCAGACAGATTGCAAACCAAAGACCTCGCCTGGAACAAGAGATCAAACTCCTGGAAGCACGCCTTCAGCGTGTGGTCCAGCAGCTTCCGACGGAAAAGGAGATCCCATCGCTACTGAAACGGGTTGCCGGCCTCGGCCAGGAGACGGATTTGGACGTCGCCCTGTTTAAGCCGGGGACCTTGGTAGCGAAGGAGTTCTATGCTGAGATCCCAATACAACTCAAGGTGATGGGAACCTATCATAACCTCGGACTTCTCTTTGAGCGATTTGGCCGGTTGGAACGGATTGTGAATGTGGCCGATCTGACTATCCGACCGGCAGTGAAAGGTCAAAGATCTGGAGACAGCATTCAGGCCGAGTTTGGCGTAGTGACCTACACCTACTCTTCGACAGCGCTTGGGACAGACTCAAGCGCTTCGGGGGCGAAGAGTAGTGAGGCTGCGAGTGCGGCAAAATAA
- a CDS encoding phosphoribosylanthranilate isomerase, giving the protein MIRVKICGITSYEDARAAVEAGADALGFIFVRETPRYIEPEEVVAIAAQLPPFITTVGVFSNRTPDEVEQIVSRSGLSLAQLHGDESPADCRRLRTPFVKTIRVQGEHDLEALHTYPQARAFLLDTYVADQPGGTGRSFPWEIAAKAVRQARVILSGGLTPDNVALAVTQVRPYAVDVCSGVEASPGRKDYQKVREFIEQARKADAR; this is encoded by the coding sequence ATGATCCGGGTCAAGATCTGCGGAATCACGTCGTACGAAGACGCCCGGGCCGCGGTGGAGGCCGGGGCCGATGCCCTTGGTTTTATCTTCGTGCGGGAGACGCCTCGGTACATTGAGCCGGAGGAGGTAGTCGCCATTGCTGCCCAACTACCGCCATTTATTACCACAGTGGGCGTATTTAGTAATCGGACTCCGGACGAGGTCGAGCAAATCGTGAGCAGATCCGGTCTCAGCCTTGCGCAATTGCATGGAGACGAGAGCCCGGCAGACTGCCGACGCCTTCGTACCCCCTTTGTGAAGACGATTCGGGTCCAAGGCGAGCACGACCTGGAGGCCCTACACACCTATCCGCAGGCGAGGGCGTTCCTGTTGGACACGTACGTCGCTGATCAACCGGGCGGGACCGGAAGAAGCTTCCCGTGGGAGATCGCGGCCAAGGCCGTCAGACAGGCCAGAGTGATCCTGTCTGGTGGGCTGACCCCGGACAATGTTGCGCTCGCGGTGACCCAGGTCAGGCCGTATGCTGTCGATGTCTGTAGCGGTGTCGAAGCCTCCCCAGGCCGGAAAGATTATCAGAAGGTGAGGGAGTTCATTGAGCAAGCAAGAAAAGCCGACGCACGCTGA
- the trpB gene encoding tryptophan synthase subunit beta yields MSKQEKPTHAEAQHQGPLPDARGHFGRYGGKFVPETLMAALTELEKVYLEAKADPGFQSELQGYLRHYVGRPTPLYFARRLTEYLGGPRIYLKREDLCHTGAHKINNTMGQILLTRRMGKSRVIAETGAGQHGVATATVAARFGLTCEVFMGTEDMRRQALNVVRMRLLGAKVTPVESGSRTLKDAINEAMRDWVTNVETTHYILGSVLGAHPYPMMVRDFQSVIGKETRAQILELEGRLPDYLVACVGGGSNSIGLFHNFLDEPAVRMIGVEAGGLGIETGSHAARFATGELGVLHGTMSFILQDGDGQIQETHSVSAGLDYPSVGPEHSYLRDLGRIDFVSATDAEALEAFQLLSKLEGLIPALESAHAVAYIKKLAPMLNKDQIVVINLSGRGDKDVEVVAKLLGYEVQG; encoded by the coding sequence TTGAGCAAGCAAGAAAAGCCGACGCACGCTGAGGCGCAACATCAGGGCCCGCTTCCCGATGCCCGCGGACACTTCGGCCGGTACGGAGGGAAGTTTGTTCCGGAGACGTTGATGGCAGCGCTCACGGAGCTGGAGAAGGTCTATCTCGAGGCCAAGGCCGATCCCGGCTTTCAGTCCGAGCTGCAAGGCTATCTCCGGCATTATGTGGGACGCCCAACGCCCCTCTATTTCGCGCGCCGCCTGACGGAATATTTGGGAGGGCCTCGGATCTACCTTAAGCGTGAGGATCTCTGCCACACGGGCGCGCACAAGATCAATAATACCATGGGTCAGATCCTCCTGACTCGCCGCATGGGGAAGTCTCGGGTCATCGCTGAGACGGGGGCCGGCCAGCATGGGGTAGCCACAGCCACGGTAGCCGCCAGGTTTGGTCTTACCTGCGAGGTCTTTATGGGCACCGAGGACATGCGGCGGCAGGCCTTGAACGTTGTCCGTATGCGCCTGCTTGGCGCAAAGGTCACCCCGGTCGAGTCGGGAAGCCGGACCCTCAAGGATGCGATCAACGAGGCGATGCGTGACTGGGTGACGAACGTCGAGACGACCCACTATATTCTGGGCTCGGTGCTGGGAGCCCATCCGTACCCGATGATGGTTCGGGACTTTCAATCGGTGATCGGTAAGGAGACCAGGGCACAGATCCTGGAGCTGGAGGGGAGACTTCCGGACTACCTGGTGGCGTGCGTGGGTGGCGGCAGCAACTCGATCGGCCTGTTCCACAACTTTCTTGATGAGCCCGCGGTCCGGATGATCGGGGTAGAAGCGGGCGGTCTGGGCATCGAGACTGGTAGCCATGCGGCCAGATTCGCGACCGGCGAGCTGGGCGTCCTGCACGGGACGATGAGTTTCATCCTGCAGGATGGCGACGGCCAGATTCAGGAGACCCATTCGGTCTCTGCCGGGCTCGATTATCCGAGCGTCGGTCCGGAGCACAGTTACCTCCGGGACCTCGGGCGGATCGACTTTGTCTCGGCCACCGATGCGGAGGCGCTGGAGGCCTTTCAGCTCTTAAGTAAACTCGAGGGGCTCATCCCGGCCCTGGAGAGCGCCCATGCCGTCGCCTATATCAAGAAGCTGGCGCCGATGCTCAACAAGGATCAGATTGTCGTGATCAACCTCTCGGGCCGAGGGGACAAAGACGTGGAGGTTGTCGCGAAGCTGTTAGGGTACGAGGTGCAAGGATGA
- a CDS encoding pilus assembly protein PilM, with protein MFSWMTRQKELVGLDIGTSSVKAVHLQRTRNTYKVAELGIAPTHPGAIVDGIIIDDAAISSTIRQLFDKHSITIKDVAFSVSGNSVIVKKIKVPKMKKAELREGIAWEAEQHISYSIEDVNLDFQILREADPDEQDMDVLLVAVKKDVVNAYLAVIAAAGLSAAVIDVDVFAIENAFTLSRTCQSDEVVALVNVGGAVTNINILDGGISDFTRDSSLGGNRHTELLQQSAGLSFEQAEAIKRGESVGGHSFEEAKPAIEMANSELAGEIRRSFDFYYSTSQRSTIHRVVLSGGCALLPDLTSSLSNALELPVEIADPFQHVVTDPKKFDAQRLACIAPQMTVAVGLALREPDDDIR; from the coding sequence ATGTTCTCATGGATGACGCGTCAAAAGGAGCTGGTTGGATTGGATATCGGGACCAGTTCCGTCAAGGCCGTGCATCTTCAGCGAACGCGAAATACCTATAAAGTCGCTGAACTTGGTATCGCTCCTACTCATCCCGGGGCGATCGTCGATGGAATCATTATCGACGACGCCGCGATCAGCTCTACCATCCGGCAACTCTTCGACAAGCACAGCATCACCATCAAGGACGTGGCCTTTTCTGTTTCCGGTAACTCAGTGATTGTTAAAAAGATTAAAGTTCCTAAGATGAAAAAAGCGGAACTTCGCGAAGGAATCGCGTGGGAGGCTGAGCAACACATTTCCTACTCGATCGAAGATGTCAACCTGGATTTCCAGATTCTGAGAGAAGCCGATCCTGACGAGCAGGATATGGATGTGCTGCTGGTCGCTGTGAAAAAGGACGTCGTCAACGCTTATCTCGCTGTCATTGCTGCAGCCGGACTGAGTGCCGCCGTCATTGATGTGGACGTCTTTGCCATCGAGAATGCCTTCACGCTGTCCCGGACGTGTCAGTCAGACGAAGTGGTGGCCCTCGTCAATGTCGGAGGGGCCGTCACCAATATCAATATTCTTGACGGCGGCATATCGGACTTTACCAGGGATAGCTCTCTGGGGGGCAACCGACACACCGAGTTGCTACAGCAGAGTGCAGGCTTAAGTTTTGAACAGGCCGAGGCGATAAAAAGGGGAGAGTCGGTTGGGGGACACAGCTTCGAGGAGGCTAAGCCGGCGATCGAGATGGCCAATAGCGAGTTGGCTGGGGAGATACGACGTTCCTTCGATTTTTATTACTCGACAAGCCAAAGGAGCACGATCCACCGAGTCGTGCTAAGCGGTGGGTGCGCATTGTTGCCCGATCTGACGTCCTCCCTTTCAAACGCGCTTGAGCTTCCTGTTGAGATTGCCGATCCTTTTCAACATGTTGTGACCGATCCGAAGAAGTTCGACGCTCAACGCTTAGCCTGTATTGCACCCCAGATGACAGTTGCCGTGGGACTGGCTCTTCGTGAGCCGGACGATGATATCCGATGA
- the trpC gene encoding indole-3-glycerol phosphate synthase TrpC: protein MLCRILEYKRQEVAEREAAIPLAELRAQAFDSPPPRDFTAAVTRKRREAATREPLKAIAEIKRASPSAGMIRESLDVAEIAASYQAAGASAISVLTDGRFFKGSLEDIATARGAVDLPVLRKEFIVSPYQIYESRAHRADAILLIVAALDGSQLTDFYSLAKSLSLHPLVEVHTLAELETAKTAGATLIGINNRNLATLETRVDTTFALLPYLPPKAVVVSESGISRPEEVRRLAVSPVDAVLVGEALIKSPDPGGRLRELLRDANG from the coding sequence ATGCTGTGTCGTATTCTTGAGTACAAGCGCCAGGAGGTAGCGGAGCGGGAGGCGGCAATCCCGCTTGCGGAGCTGAGGGCGCAAGCGTTCGACTCGCCGCCGCCGCGCGATTTCACGGCCGCCGTGACAAGGAAGCGAAGAGAGGCAGCGACGCGTGAGCCCCTGAAGGCGATTGCCGAAATTAAACGCGCCTCACCGTCCGCAGGGATGATCCGCGAGTCGCTTGACGTGGCTGAGATTGCGGCGTCCTACCAAGCGGCTGGCGCAAGCGCAATCTCGGTGCTCACGGATGGCCGGTTCTTCAAGGGGAGCCTGGAGGATATCGCGACAGCCAGAGGGGCGGTCGATCTGCCGGTACTCAGGAAGGAGTTCATCGTGAGCCCCTACCAGATTTACGAGAGCCGCGCACATCGGGCAGATGCGATATTGTTGATCGTGGCAGCCCTTGATGGTTCGCAACTGACGGATTTCTATTCGCTGGCCAAATCATTGTCTCTGCACCCGCTGGTCGAGGTTCATACCCTGGCAGAGCTTGAGACTGCAAAGACGGCGGGGGCCACGCTCATCGGAATCAATAATCGGAATCTTGCAACATTAGAAACCAGGGTAGACACCACGTTTGCGCTCCTGCCATACCTTCCCCCGAAGGCGGTGGTCGTGAGTGAAAGCGGCATCAGCCGCCCCGAAGAGGTGCGACGGCTCGCTGTGTCGCCTGTGGATGCGGTCCTGGTCGGCGAAGCCTTGATCAAGAGTCCGGATCCCGGCGGCCGGCTTCGCGAGTTATTGCGGGACGCCAACGGATGA
- a CDS encoding PilN domain-containing protein, whose product MIRINLLSREERRRKAHVKVPQIAIIAVAMLAVGGMGGYWYFVKWEVQQLRADVVATRSEIAGNQEIIRLVEQYTRDKKLLQDRLAIIQQLAAAQHSPVRLLDGISQALPEGGWLTGISKVSGRLVIRGYASSHFVVAELMLALQRLKSTINNVELNFSELELYEGKPVERFEILATLSG is encoded by the coding sequence ATGATCAGGATCAATCTTCTCTCGCGCGAGGAACGACGAAGAAAGGCTCACGTCAAGGTCCCTCAGATCGCTATTATTGCCGTAGCGATGCTCGCTGTCGGTGGGATGGGGGGGTACTGGTACTTCGTGAAGTGGGAGGTGCAGCAACTTCGGGCGGATGTTGTTGCGACACGGAGCGAGATCGCCGGAAACCAGGAAATCATCCGATTAGTCGAGCAGTATACTCGCGACAAGAAACTGCTCCAGGATCGGTTGGCGATTATCCAACAATTAGCCGCCGCCCAACATAGCCCGGTCCGTCTGCTTGACGGCATCAGTCAGGCATTGCCTGAGGGCGGTTGGCTTACCGGAATCAGTAAAGTTTCCGGGAGGCTCGTCATTCGGGGATATGCCTCATCGCACTTCGTTGTCGCGGAACTGATGCTGGCGCTTCAGCGGCTCAAATCGACCATCAATAATGTCGAACTCAACTTTTCAGAGCTTGAGCTATACGAAGGCAAGCCGGTCGAACGGTTCGAGATCCTTGCGACCTTGTCAGGGTAG